From Scleropages formosus chromosome 1, fSclFor1.1, whole genome shotgun sequence, a single genomic window includes:
- the LOC108920502 gene encoding zinc finger and BTB domain-containing protein 2-like, giving the protein MELANHGLILLQQLNAQREFGFLCDCTVAIGDVFFKAHKAVLAAFSNYFRMLFIHQDSDCVRLKPADIQPDIFSYLLNLMYTGKLAPQLIDPVRLEQGVKFLHAYPLLQEVSLTAFSHAEQGLPLAAAAAAAASLYGIQISDQQSGLSGQLPARSRLPSPFEPEALVDGRHEAEAVAGESPSLAEEHVQQVPAPNAILHVKPSIMKRSAHFRKLYTCHLCGSRFTQRILLREHLQLHCQAPPPQLPLIRAPPLPAAEAEESQRSADTASDGEQQPLAAADSPQPEVPQLQAETPPPPDIADIDNLENGGPEREAKRRRYECATCGRKFIQKSHWREHMYIHTGKPYRCSACGKSFCRANQAARHVCCSQGADVYTVVNRQSVELCGLEENSPVEALFLASDRPYKCNVCEATFSSPGEVVKHLCFTQNVAGFRAADSPGLLPSDQGSDSSTGTPLDTAIKSEEIPVE; this is encoded by the exons ATGGAGCTTGCCAACCACGGTCTtatcctgctgcagcagctcaaCGCTCAGAGGGAGTTTGGTTTCCTGTGCGACTGTACCGTGGCCATTGGCGACGTCTTTTTCAAGGCCCACAAAGCCGTCCTGGCCGCTTTCTCCAACTACTTCCGAATGCTGTTCATTCACCAGGACAG CGACTGCGTTAGGCTGAAACCCGCCGACATCCAGCCTGACATCTTCAGCTACCTCCTGAACCTGATGTACACGGGCAAGCTGGCTCCGCAGCTCATCGACCCCGTCCGTCTGGAGCAGGGAGTCAAGTTCCTGCACGCCTACCCGCTGCTGCAGGAGGTCAGCCTCACGGCCTTCTCGCACGCGGAACAGGGCCTGCCGCtggctgccgccgccgccgccgccgcctccctcTACGGCATCCAGATCTCCGACCAGCAGAGCGGCCTGTCCGGGCAGCTCCCCGCGCGCTCCCGTCTGCCCTCGCCCTTCGAGCCCGAGGCCCTCGTGGATGGAAGGCACGAGGCAGAGGCCGTCGCAGGAGAATCCCCGTCTCTCGCGGAGGAACACGTCCAGCAGGTGCCCGCCCCCAACGCCATCCTCCACGTCAAGCCGAGCATCATGAAGAGGAGCGCGCACTTCCGCAAGCTCTACACCTGTCACTTGTGCGGCAGCCGTTTCACGCAGCGAATTCTCCTGCGCGAACACCTGCAGCTGCACTGTCAGGCTCCGCCCCCGCAGCTGCCTCTCATCCGGGCGCCGCCCCTGCCTGCCGCCGAGGCGGAGGAGAGCCAACGGAGCGCCGACACAGCTAGCGACGGGGAGCAGCAACCTCTGGCCGCCGCGGACTCTCCCCAGCCCGAAGTCCCGCAGCTCCAGGCCGAGACGCCGCCCCCACCTGACATCGCCGACATCGACAACCTGGAGAACGGCGGGCCGGAGCGTGAGGCGAAGCGGCGGCGGTACGAGTGCGCCACCTGCGGCCGTAAGTTCATCCAGAAGAGCCACTGGCGCGAGCACATGTACATCCACACGGGTAAGCCCTACAGGTGCAGCGCCTGTGGAAAGAGCTTCTGCCGCGCCAACCAGGCGGCCCGCCACGTGTGCTGCAGCCAGGGCGCGGACGTCTACACCGTGGTCAACCGGCAGAGTGTGGAGCTGTGCGGCCTAGAGGAGAACAGCCCCGTGGAGGCGCTCTTCCTGGCCTCGGACAGACCCTACAAGTGCAACGTGTGCGAGGCCACCTTCTCGAGCCCCGGCGAGGTGGTCAAGCACCTCTGCTTCACCCAGAACGTTGCCGGCTTCCGCGCCGCCGACAGCCCCGGGCTGCTGCCCAGCGACCAGGGCTCAGACTCCTCCACGGGGACGCCGTTGGACACAGCCATCAAGAGCGAGGAGATACCGGTGGAGTAG
- the rmnd1 gene encoding required for meiotic nuclear division protein 1 homolog, with protein sequence MFVKICRNLRLPGLLDKACVRVCAWESPLGRVVTPPPRSPRLRGMSLPCVFNASHHCSAANLHSWNLDHFATNHQRQSKHFWGTGPKILPINNWTFPSIAEKRFQSSTVTLTVKKHGAMPAKRPPKGPRTKQPSRANLPPQEDEAKEVMQCVAYATADHYVLPSLCQDLVAQGFSEIKDLPRDAANVLVIGTDKASKPYDQPLMFFFREGAVVFWNVEEQMMKHVMRVLEQHEIQPYEVALVHWENEEINYTLGEGDSKLHQGSFLLNGELDQDLAVLEKFAFSNALSLSVKLAIWEVSLDNFVDSIQSIPEMLKSGKRVKLSRAEVMQKIGELFALRHRINLSSDLLITPDFYWDRENLEQLYDKTCQFLSINRRVKVMNEKLQHCTELTDLMRNHLSEKHGLRLEWMIVILITIEVMFELARVIF encoded by the exons ATGTTTGTGAAAATCTGCAGGAATCTACGACTGCCGGGGCTTCTGGACAAggcgtgtgtccgtgtgtgcgCATGGGAGAGTCCACTGGGACGTGTCGTCACTCCGCCACCCCGATCCCCTCGCCTACGGGGGATGTCCCTGCCTTGTGTCTTCAACGCAAGCCATCACTGCTCTGCCGCGAACCTTCATAGCTGGAATTTGGACCATTTTGCAACCAACCATCAAagacaaagcaaacatttttggGGAACGGGACCCAAAATCCTTCCTATAAACAACTGGACTTTCCCATCCATTGCGGAGAAGCGGTTCCAGTCTTCAACGGTCACCTTGACAGTGAAGAAACATGGTGCAATGCCGGCGAAGCGGCCTCCGAAGGGACCCAGGACCAAACAGCCGTCGCGGGCCAACTTGCCGCCCCAGGAGGACGAAGCCAAG GAAGTGATGCAGTGTGTGGCATATGCAACCGCTGACCACTATGTCCTTCCATCACTCTGCCAAGACCTGGTGGCCCAGGGATTCTCTGAGATTAAAGACCTGCCCAGAg ATGCTGCCAACGTCCTGGTCATTGGAACAGATAAGGCCTCAAAGCCCTATGACCAGCccctgatgtttttcttcag GGAGGGTGCCGTTGTCTTCTGGAATGTGGAGGAGCAGATG ATGAAGCATGTGATGAGAGTCCTGGAGCAGCATGAGATCCAGCCGTACGAGGTGGCTCTGGTGCACTGGGAGAACGAAGAGATCAACTACACCCTGGGGGA GGGAGACTCGAAGCTGCACCAGGGTAGCTTCTTGCTGAACGGCGAGCTTGATCAGGACTTGGCTGTGCTGGAGAAGTTTGCCTTCTCCAATGCACTCTCACTTTCAG TGAAGCTGGCAATATGGGAGGTGTCCTTGGATAACTTTGTAGACTCCATTCAGTCCATTCCTGAG ATGCTGAAGTCTGGGAAAAGGGTGAAACTGTCCCGAGCAGAGGTCATGCAGAAAATCGGAGAGCTCTTTGCCCTGAG ACACCGCATCAATCTAAGCTCTGATCTGCTCATCACGCCAGACTTTTACTGGGACAGAGAGAACCTGGAACAGCTGTACGATAAGACAtgccagtttctcagcatcaaccGCAGAGTCAAG GTCATGAACGAGAAGCTGCAGCATTGCACAGAGCTGACGGACCTCATGAGGAACCACCTGAGTGAGAAGCATGGCTTGCGGCTCGAGTGGATGATCGTCATCCTCATCACCATTGAG GTGATGTTCGAACTTGCCAGGGTCATCTTCTGA
- the armt1 gene encoding damage-control phosphatase ARMT1 has protein sequence MASNAVLSEAPRALSAKYVGSFAYLTVKDRLPTILTKVIDTIHRNRNQFFEEYGEEGVQAEKRAISFLSKLRNELQTDKPIVALADNAPDADSWNQYLQKQQALMDQGGPASWFRSPWLYVECYLYRRMWEALLLNPPISGFDIFKEAKTQAYFESQQAVMAICTHLHDLVEGIGKLVEPQLCEEFLKLLQVSLWGNRCDLSISAGKENSQKSSPIDSLEDLKPFILVDDSNMVWSVLMKSKVLGGESQGRVDFILDNAGFELVTDLVLADFLVSSGLAREIHFHGKSMPWFVSDTTREDFEWTIKQMSGANHGWTCWSGTRWQQYLSAGVWSYHDHPFWTLPHEFCHMATEAPDLHALLQGAKLIFFKGDLNYRKLTGDRAWDYSVTFRRALRGFDPAPLCSLRTLKADVQVGLQPGQGEELTAREADWMTSGKYAVVQFLCPHKEQ, from the exons ATGGCGTCCAATGCAGTTCTGTCAGAAGCTCCTCGGGctctgtctgctaaatatgtagg GTCTTTTGCCTATTTGACAGTGAAGGACAGACTGCCCACCATTCTCACCAAAGTCATCGACACCATCCACCGTAACAGAAACCAGTTTTTTGAGGAGTATGGAGAG GAGGGTGTCCAAGCAGAAAAGAGAGCCATCTCTTTCCTGTCCAAGCTCAGGAATGAACTGCAGACGGACAAGCCCATCGTGGCGCTGGCGGACAACGCGCCCGACGCGGACTCCTGGAATCAGTACCTGCAGAAGCAGCAGGCTCTGATGGACCAGGGTGGTCCGGCCAGCTGGTTCAGATCTCCCTGGCTTTATGTGGAGTGCTACCTGTACCGCAGGATGTGGGAGGCCCTGCTGCTCAA tcCTCCAATCAGTGGTTTTGACATCTTCAAGGAAGCAAAGACGCAGGCCTACTTTGAGTCCCAGCAGGCCGTAATGGCGATCTGCACACACCTGCACGACCTGGTTGAAGGCATTGGGAAGCTGGTAGAGCCGCAGCTGTGTGAGGAGTTTTTGAAACTGCTCCAG GTCTCTTTATGGGGAAACAGGTGTGACCTGTCGATCTCAGCAGGAAAAGAGAACTCTCAGAAATCCAGTCCCATCGATTCCCTGGAGGACCTGAAACCCTTCATCCTAGTGGATGACTCCAACATGGTCTGGTCTGTCCTAATGAAGAGCAAGGTGCTGGGTGGCGAGTCACAGGGACGAGTGGACTTCATCTTGGACAATGCGGGTTTCGAGCTGGTCACTGACCTTGTCTTAGCCGACTTCTTGGTGTCTTCAGGCCTCGCACGGGAGATCCACTTTCATGGGAAGTCTATGCCGTGGTTTGTTTCCGACACCACTAGAGAGGACTTTGAGTGGACCATAAAGCAGATGTCAGGAGCCAACCACGGGTGGACATGCTGGAGCGGGACGCGTTGGCAGCAGTACCTGAGTGCTGGCGTGTGGTCCTACCACGACCACCCCTTTTGGACCCTACCGCACGAGTTCTGCCACATGGCCACCGAAGCACCAGATCTGCACGCCCTCTTGCAGGGTGCCAAACTCATCTTCTTCAAGGGCGATCTCAATTACAGGAAGCTGACCGGTGACCGGGCCTGGGACTATTCTGTGACTTTCCGGAGAGCTCTGAGGGGCTTCGACCCAGCACCCCTCTGCAGCCTGCGGACCCTGAAGGCTGACGTGCAGGTGGGCCTCCAGCCCGGCCAAGGGGAGGAGCTGACGGCTCGGGAAGCCGATTGGATGACCAGTGGGAAGTATGCTGTTGTGCAGTTCTTGTGTCCACACAAGGAGCAGTAG